The Anolis carolinensis isolate JA03-04 chromosome 1, rAnoCar3.1.pri, whole genome shotgun sequence genome window below encodes:
- the znf451 gene encoding E3 SUMO-protein ligase ZNF451 isoform X10 — translation MLLLRRKVVMMTLYLLVFDHSPCDPAITLHGPPANDFACIICARRFLTTQQHSNHVLSKAHENDGHEKNYPPQHIQCFACPCCFLLFSIRDECLQHMSAKNHFSQAFKLNDKQGKLAPLPFPAFAKNLLISLCKEVPFQVKCTSCHQVLSSHVELTAHFRTRCRNAGPVAVSKKTISQVAEIFKAKGFCHSCDKVFVDDEHMSQHLCKTAPKIKRFTTMEESLLMTCHINERNKNGLQLQKHVSFLKSSPLKRPLDCDDKTTKRQKDLVGKSQEVNSVHTIKTWTCQCLLAFSSEELVEKHIFSENSICYKCGVCGKLAENVSVIRLHMSRFHGGAHLTNFLFWCQSCSVALQKEENVMAHVTELHAGHSYYSENEIAADKHALPSDTHCGNSLETNDQSPSPMDLSPPESPMDLSAEISSQWQCCICEEIFDSEDTVKQHCMSLDSHHFHRYSCGLCQMTFRKTETLRRHCEEKHNNVEQITYFCGICGDLFFDAEDEFLRHYKDIHSTDYVCVSERAGASIKTLEVVEESNFLSCGCREKYASKQNKQEDYKRCQEAMLQKGKIWFRCTLCSSTAQSCDDMIAHLKSHTNNPMHHGLYVVRCGACNKSFSDIFVSLQHYHSKHCFSQKPQLAFGSQAESDVFQFSASGSCVDKPDKLKLPLDADTGSFLEKRALKLEYANTEQVKKPHSEIHGQNDVELPDLDYLCTMTHIIMMDLDNWANFFHQLPATLNQGTFIWGFQGGRNNWKPPVNCRIFNYLTKIGCFFLHPHCGTRKDSADFAICVHVGRLDEHLPKHIPFTILSGDKGFLELESQLKMTQRVTHILDPHKIDAAVMCAILNSISDTAKVRLPNILRDCERALHLKSLRTPDLEHGRRISGLPSTKMKKLLKLQQKRTCKQQRLKRRMMQTCRRQSGEVLRKCEDVSRLVH, via the exons GTTTGATCATTCACCATGTGATCCAGCAATTACACTCCATGGACCTCCAGCCAATGACTTTGCCTGTATAATCTGTGCGAGGAGATTTCTTACCACTCAACAACACAGTAATCACGTTTTATCTAAG GCTCATGAGAATGATGGTCATGAAAAGAACTATCCTCCTCAACATATTCAGTGCTTTGCATGTCCAtgctgtttcctccttttcagcaTAAGAGATGAATGTCTGCAGCATATGTCTGCAAAGAACCACTTttcccaggcttttaagctgaatG ATAAACAAGGCAAGCTAGCTCCTTTGCCTTTCCCAGCCTTTGCAAAGAATCTCCTGATCTCTCTCTGTAAAGAAGTTCCATTCCAAGTGAAATGTACATCTTGCCATCAAGTTTTGAGCTCCCATGTAGAATTAACAGCTCACTTCAG GACTCGTTGTCGTAATGCTGGCCCAGTAGCTGTGTCAAAGAAGACCATTTCCCAagttgctgaaatctttaaagccaAAGGGTTCTGTCATAGTTGTgacaaggtttttgtggatgacGAACATATGAGTCAGCATCTTTGCAAAACTGCACCGAAAATTAAAAGGTTCACTACCATGGAAGAATCACTCTTGATGACCTGTCATATCAATGAAAGGAATAAAAATGGCCTCCAGCTACAGAAGCATGTaagctttttaaaatcttctcCTCTGAAGAGACCTTTGGACTGTGATGACAAAACTACAAAACGACAAAAGGATTTAGTGGGCAAAAGCCAAGAGGTTAACAGTGTTCATACTATCAAAACCTGGACGTGTCAGTGCCTTTTAGCATTTTCTTCTGAGGAACTTGTAGAAAAACATATCTTCTCTGAAAACAGCATTTGCTACAAATGTGGGGTCTGTGGAAAGCTTGCAGAAAACGTAAGTGTAATCCGTTTGCACATGAGCCGGTTTCATGGAGGAGCTCATTTAACTAACTTCCTCTTCTGGTGTCAGTCCTGTAGTGTCGCCCTTCAGAAAGAGGAGAATGTTATGGCCCATGTGACAGAACTTCATGCTGGGCATAGCTACTATTCTGAGAACGAGATTGCTGCAGATAAGCATGCATTACCTTCTGATACCCATTGTGGCAATTCACTTGAAACGAACGACCAGTCTCCAAGCCCTATGGATCTGTCTCCACCAGAGTCGCCAATGGATCTGTCTGCGGAAATTTCTTCCCAGTGGCAGTGTTGCATATGTGAGGAAATATTTGACTCAGAGGACACTGTGAAGCAGCATTGCATGTCATTAGACAGCCATCACTTTCACAGGTACAGTTGTGGCTTGTGCCAAATGACATTTCGGAAGACAGAAACCCTACGCCGACACTGTGAAGAAAAGCATAACAATGTAGAGCAGATTACATACTTTTGTGGAATTTGTGGTGATCTCTTTTTTGATGCTGAGGATGAGTTTTTACGTCACTATAAGGACATACATAGCACAGATTATGTCTGTGTTTCTGAAAGAGCGGGGGCATCAATCAAAACATTGGAAGTAGTAGAAGAGAGTAACTTTCTCAGTTGTGGCTGTCGAGAAAAATATGCCAGCAAACAGAATAAACAGGAAGATTACAAGAGGTGTCAAGAAGCTATGCTGCAGAAAGGCAAAATATGGTTCCGCTGTACACTGTGCTCCTCAACAGCGCAGAGCTGTGATGACATGATAGCTCATCTTAAGAGTCACACAAACAACCCAATGCACCATGGATTGTATGTTGTGCGATGTGGAGCATGCAACAAAAGCTTCAGTGATATATTCGTATCTCTTCAGCACTACCATAGCAAACACTGCTTCTCACAAAAACCCCAACTGGCCTTTGGATCTCAGGCAGAAAGTGATGTTTTCCAGTTCTCCGCCAGTGGGTCCTGTGTGGATAAGCCCGATAAACTGAAGCTTCCACTAGATGCAGACACAGGAAGTTTTTTGGAAAAAAGAGCATTGAAATTGGAATACGCAAACACCGAGCAGGTTAAGAAGCCACATTCTGAGATTCATGGCCAAA ATGATGTTGAACTACCTGACCTTGATTATTTGTGTACTATGACTCATATTATAATGATGGATTTAGATAACTGGGCAAATTTTTTCCATCAGTTGCCTGCTACCCTTAACCAAGGAACCTTTATCTGGGGTTTTCAAG GTGGACGCAACAATTGGAAGCCACCTGTGAATTGCAGGATTTTTAATTACCTTACAAAGATTGGATGTTTTTTCCTACATCCACACTGTGGTACAAGGAAAGATTCAGCTGACTTTGCCATCTGTGTGCAT GTGGGCCGTTTGGATGAACACCTGCCAAAACATATTCCTTTCACTATTCTTTCTGGAGACAAAGGTTTTCTTGAGCTGGAGAGCCAGCTCAAGATGACGCAGCGGGTAACCCACATTCTGGATCCTCATAAGATTGATGCTGCCGTGATGTGTGCCATATTAAACAGCATTTCAGATACAGCCAAAG tccggctccCCAACattctgagggattgtgaacgggccctccacttaaaaagtttgaggacccctgatttagaacaTGGGAGGAGAATATCTGGTCTACCATCAACT